Proteins encoded by one window of Erythrobacter sp.:
- a CDS encoding translocation/assembly module TamB domain-containing protein, with protein MAEAGTFDDPAVEEAAPPPVRRGHWLTILLKSIGWLLLAVVGIIVLFVAYLHTPPGRQFIVDEIAKVAPASGLSVEVGSIDGSVLWSSTLNDVKFRDANGTLFLEVPTIDLNWRPHRWFTSGGLDVRHLVLTGGTLYAAPELVPGDPDAPILPDFDIRIDRFVIDDLTVAEGLLGEARQIDFAAEADIRDGLVYLDAEGALGGGDVFTALVHAEPDGDRFDLDLDWRAPEGGFLAAMIGANDDLAVQLEGTGTWTSWEGQLDAVQGGEQVLDFEIYNTSGQYRIVGRARPGDYLEGLPARALGEEFALTASGTLDESVLEGDFVLRAQGVNADGAGAIDLAESAFRNVVLAADLLDPTLFAEDIALEGARFDGTLDGPFRELTVPHTLTVRRIDAGGVILDSVTQRGTLTYDGTRLSVPVNAAVARVTSGNELFDPRLVNGTVGGTLVYAGNELLSDDLRVEFQGLQGLLALNSDFSTGRTRVTGPVNVADLPFDGIGTVDAGARIDFTIGGGVPWQLAADVQGRVDRVTNSTLANLAGDNIRFRGGLRLGSAAPLLFDNFTVNASKLTATLDGRIEAGETVLAGAGRHVDYGPFDVEATLADDGPRATLVFADPLPAAGLRDVRVVLAPTENGFQIETQGGSLLGAFDGLLFLNIAENGDTTINIDRLDVAETRVTGELQLVEGGVAGDLDLSRGGIDGTIVLAMRDGGQGFDVDLTARNARFGGETPLLINRGTIDASGVIAEGNTTVRGNASLQGLSYGSIFIGRLAARAQVEDGTGRFDAALTGRRGSRFELLVNGEATPERVAVAVDGSYGSRDISMPRRAVFNSLEGGGWELERTQLSFGSGFVIANGRFGGDQPLQGRLALGDMPLSLADVLTGELGVGGTVSGVVDFAAGANGLPTGEARLVVSNLTRATSLLTSQPIDISLVADLSETLAQMRAVISDHGGADGRMQARIAGLPQSGSLTDRLYRGDLFAQLRYAGAAEALWRLSGIDLLDVTGLATVAADVRGTLGNPRVEGSFAGDALRVRSALIGTDITGVTARGRFDGSRFNLSSFAGTARNGGRVSGSGYVDLSGITAERGPRMDIRLAARNAEILDLANMGATVTGPLRIVSDGRGGTIAARLRANGARWRLGVAAEALAELPSIPTREINLPGDVTPVAVNTAPWRYLIDVSAPGGIEVDGLGLESEWRTDNLQIRGTTDDPRLGGSVEIVPRQGSYSFAGVEFEITQGDIFFDQNVPIDPRIDLVASTEVDALSVSVNVRGNASQPEITFSSVPALPEEELLARLLFGGSITNLSATDALQLGAAVASLRGGSGTGPINQLRDAIGLDRLRIVPADAALGRGTAIALGKNFGRRFYVEIITDGAGYNASNVEFRVTSWLNLLATVSTIGRHSAAAEYRRDY; from the coding sequence ATGGCCGAGGCTGGCACTTTTGATGATCCGGCGGTGGAAGAAGCTGCACCGCCGCCCGTGCGTCGGGGGCACTGGCTGACCATCCTGCTCAAATCCATCGGCTGGCTGCTGCTGGCAGTGGTGGGCATTATCGTGCTGTTCGTCGCCTACCTGCATACCCCGCCCGGTCGTCAGTTCATCGTCGATGAAATCGCCAAGGTCGCGCCCGCATCGGGGCTGTCGGTCGAGGTCGGCTCCATCGACGGATCGGTACTGTGGAGTTCGACGCTCAACGATGTGAAATTCCGTGATGCCAACGGCACCCTGTTCCTTGAGGTGCCGACGATTGATCTCAATTGGCGGCCGCACAGGTGGTTCACCAGCGGTGGGCTGGATGTGCGCCACCTGGTGCTGACTGGGGGGACGCTCTACGCCGCGCCCGAACTGGTCCCCGGCGATCCCGATGCGCCGATCCTGCCCGATTTCGACATTCGTATCGATCGCTTCGTGATCGACGATCTCACCGTCGCCGAAGGCTTGCTGGGTGAGGCGCGGCAGATCGACTTTGCTGCCGAGGCAGATATTCGCGACGGGCTTGTCTATCTCGATGCCGAGGGCGCGCTGGGAGGCGGCGACGTCTTCACCGCGCTCGTCCATGCCGAACCCGATGGCGACCGCTTCGATCTCGACCTCGACTGGCGCGCGCCGGAGGGCGGGTTCCTGGCCGCGATGATTGGAGCCAATGACGATCTCGCCGTGCAACTCGAAGGCACTGGCACATGGACATCGTGGGAAGGCCAGCTCGACGCGGTGCAGGGCGGCGAGCAGGTGCTCGATTTCGAAATCTACAACACTTCCGGCCAGTACCGCATTGTCGGGCGCGCGCGGCCAGGAGACTATCTCGAAGGGCTGCCCGCCCGCGCGCTGGGCGAAGAGTTCGCGCTGACTGCTTCGGGCACGCTTGACGAAAGCGTACTCGAAGGTGATTTCGTGTTGCGGGCGCAGGGCGTGAATGCCGATGGGGCGGGCGCGATCGACCTTGCGGAAAGCGCCTTCCGCAACGTGGTGCTGGCGGCGGACTTGCTCGATCCGACGCTGTTTGCCGAAGACATCGCACTGGAAGGTGCCCGCTTCGATGGCACGCTGGACGGGCCATTTCGCGAACTGACCGTGCCGCACACGCTTACGGTCCGCCGGATCGACGCGGGGGGCGTGATCCTTGATTCCGTTACCCAGCGCGGCACTCTGACCTACGACGGTACGCGCCTTTCCGTGCCGGTGAATGCTGCCGTCGCCCGCGTTACCAGTGGCAACGAGCTTTTCGATCCGCGGCTTGTCAACGGCACGGTCGGCGGAACGCTGGTCTATGCCGGAAACGAATTGCTCTCGGACGACCTGAGGGTCGAATTCCAGGGGCTGCAGGGGCTGCTGGCGCTGAACAGTGATTTTTCGACCGGGCGCACCCGCGTGACCGGCCCTGTCAACGTCGCCGATCTGCCGTTCGACGGCATCGGCACGGTCGATGCCGGGGCGCGGATCGATTTCACCATCGGCGGCGGCGTTCCATGGCAGCTGGCTGCCGATGTGCAGGGCCGCGTGGACCGAGTGACCAATTCCACCCTCGCCAATCTCGCGGGTGACAATATCCGCTTTCGCGGGGGTTTGCGGCTGGGTTCCGCAGCGCCGCTGCTGTTCGACAATTTCACCGTCAACGCCAGCAAGCTGACCGCCACGCTCGACGGGCGCATCGAGGCAGGCGAGACGGTGCTGGCGGGCGCGGGCCGCCATGTCGATTACGGGCCGTTCGACGTGGAAGCGACCCTGGCCGATGATGGCCCGCGCGCCACGCTCGTCTTCGCCGACCCGCTGCCCGCTGCAGGTCTTCGCGATGTGCGGGTTGTGCTCGCGCCGACCGAAAATGGCTTCCAGATCGAAACGCAGGGCGGTTCGCTGCTCGGCGCGTTTGATGGGCTGCTGTTCCTCAACATTGCCGAGAACGGCGATACGACGATCAACATCGACCGGCTGGATGTGGCGGAAACCCGCGTGACGGGTGAGTTGCAGCTTGTAGAGGGCGGCGTGGCGGGCGATCTCGACCTGTCGCGCGGCGGCATCGACGGGACGATTGTGTTGGCCATGCGCGATGGCGGGCAGGGCTTCGATGTCGATCTGACGGCGCGCAACGCCCGCTTCGGCGGGGAAACGCCGCTGCTGATCAATCGCGGCACCATCGATGCCAGCGGCGTGATCGCAGAGGGCAATACGACCGTTCGCGGCAATGCCAGCCTGCAAGGCCTGTCCTACGGGAGCATCTTCATCGGCAGGCTGGCCGCACGCGCGCAGGTGGAAGACGGCACGGGGCGTTTCGACGCCGCTCTCACCGGACGGCGCGGCAGCCGGTTCGAACTGCTGGTGAACGGCGAGGCCACTCCCGAGCGGGTGGCGGTGGCGGTGGACGGGTCTTACGGGAGCCGCGATATTTCCATGCCGCGCCGAGCGGTATTCAACAGCCTCGAGGGTGGCGGCTGGGAGCTGGAACGGACGCAATTGTCGTTCGGCAGCGGCTTCGTTATTGCGAATGGCCGCTTCGGCGGGGACCAGCCATTGCAGGGGCGGCTGGCGCTGGGCGATATGCCCTTGAGTCTGGCCGATGTGCTGACAGGCGAACTGGGTGTCGGTGGCACTGTTTCGGGCGTTGTGGATTTTGCCGCAGGGGCCAACGGACTGCCGACCGGCGAAGCGCGGCTGGTGGTAAGCAACCTAACCCGTGCCACTTCACTGCTGACATCGCAGCCGATCGACATATCGCTGGTCGCAGACCTGTCGGAAACACTCGCGCAGATGCGGGCGGTGATTTCCGATCACGGCGGCGCAGACGGCCGGATGCAGGCGCGGATTGCTGGCTTGCCGCAGTCGGGTTCGCTGACGGACCGGCTCTATCGCGGCGACCTTTTCGCCCAATTGCGCTATGCTGGCGCGGCGGAAGCACTGTGGCGGCTCTCTGGTATCGATCTGCTCGACGTGACCGGCCTGGCCACGGTAGCAGCGGATGTCCGGGGGACACTGGGCAATCCTCGCGTGGAGGGCTCCTTTGCCGGGGATGCGCTACGGGTACGCAGCGCACTGATCGGCACCGACATAACCGGCGTCACTGCTCGCGGCCGGTTCGACGGATCGCGATTCAACCTCAGCAGCTTCGCTGGCACTGCCCGCAATGGCGGGCGAGTGAGCGGGAGCGGCTATGTCGATCTCTCAGGCATCACCGCTGAGCGCGGGCCGCGCATGGATATCCGATTGGCAGCACGCAACGCCGAGATTCTCGATCTGGCCAATATGGGCGCGACGGTGACGGGGCCGCTGCGGATCGTTTCCGACGGCAGGGGCGGCACCATCGCCGCGCGGCTGCGTGCCAACGGCGCGCGCTGGCGGCTCGGGGTGGCGGCAGAGGCGCTGGCAGAACTGCCATCGATTCCCACGCGTGAGATCAATCTGCCCGGCGATGTAACCCCTGTTGCGGTGAATACCGCACCATGGCGCTACCTGATCGATGTCAGTGCTCCAGGCGGCATCGAGGTCGACGGCCTTGGACTGGAAAGCGAATGGCGCACCGACAATCTCCAGATTCGCGGTACTACCGATGATCCCCGGCTTGGCGGCAGTGTGGAAATTGTTCCCCGGCAGGGTTCCTATTCCTTCGCCGGCGTGGAATTCGAGATCACGCAGGGGGATATCTTCTTTGACCAGAACGTCCCGATCGATCCGCGTATCGACCTGGTCGCGTCGACCGAAGTCGATGCGCTGTCGGTATCGGTGAACGTGCGTGGCAACGCCAGCCAGCCGGAAATTACTTTCTCATCGGTCCCTGCGCTCCCCGAAGAGGAGCTGTTGGCACGGCTGCTGTTCGGCGGATCGATCACCAATCTGTCGGCCACCGATGCGCTGCAGCTGGGTGCGGCAGTGGCGAGTTTGCGCGGCGGTTCGGGCACGGGCCCGATCAACCAGCTGCGCGATGCCATCGGGCTCGACCGGCTGCGGATCGTACCCGCCGACGCGGCTCTCGGGCGCGGCACTGCCATTGCTCTGGGCAAGAACTTCGGGCGCAGGTTCTATGTCGAGATCATCACCGACGGAGCGGGCTACAATGCCAGCAATGTCGAGTTCCGGGTGACGAGCTGGCTGAATCTGCTCGCCACCGTCAGCACCATCGGGCGGCACAGCGCGGCGGCAGAGTACCGGCGCGACTATTGA
- a CDS encoding BamA/TamA family outer membrane protein, whose product MQDAPRLEDLIPDSAVEDPEAWAEQGVPDDIAAQENAPLALDPELADLPEITVPWPDNIDLPQLAPLEPDEEPVEFATFEEDIPPIPAGSEERISDELVLVFPSDNSLFPQRDEFLGRFRALSTITQTEDDDNLARLAVHARNDEALLQQMLRVYGYYDAQVIRSVGEVDGGVETELDRPAARFDILPGVRYRFGAVDLGNIATAGDAYPDLRAAFEIQPGDPISLDAIRMEQADLDVALGESGFPFAAIAEPDLLIDHDRREGDLTLPVEPGGQYNLGVVTSDMPEFLSGEHLSRIARWDPGDLYRRSDEMDLRRAILATGLVGAVTLTPVVVEEPQGGEPGLVNIAAGLTPAPLRTLAGSIGFGTEEGIRLEGMWEHRNLFPPEGLLRVRGILGTQEQLAGVTFRKNNFYGRDRILTVDAFASTIDYAAYDARTVSLVGTFERISTLLFQKQLSWSVGLELVATQESELDENRELLPRETYFVAALPVFAQLDNSDDLLDPTRGWRLSGRISPEASDNDGVQSFYVRSQVDASYYQSIGENTVLAGRVRLASIPGAELEGIAPSRRLYAGGGGSVRGYGYREIGPRSESGDPSGGRSLVELSAEARIRTGLMDGAISVVPFVDAGSVGDDALPDFGSIRFGAGVGVRYHTGFGPLRLDVAVPLNPGPNDSWVAVYVALGQAF is encoded by the coding sequence ATGCAGGATGCGCCGCGGCTGGAAGACCTGATCCCCGATTCGGCGGTCGAGGACCCCGAGGCCTGGGCGGAGCAGGGGGTCCCTGACGATATCGCCGCACAGGAAAACGCGCCGCTGGCGCTCGATCCCGAACTGGCCGACCTGCCCGAAATAACCGTGCCGTGGCCGGACAATATAGACCTGCCACAGCTCGCCCCGCTCGAACCCGATGAAGAGCCGGTAGAATTCGCCACCTTCGAGGAGGACATTCCGCCGATCCCTGCCGGCAGCGAGGAGCGCATTTCGGACGAGCTGGTGCTTGTCTTCCCGTCGGACAATTCGCTGTTCCCGCAGCGCGACGAATTCCTCGGCCGGTTCCGGGCGTTATCGACCATTACCCAGACCGAGGATGACGACAATCTCGCCCGGTTGGCAGTCCATGCCCGGAACGACGAGGCACTGTTGCAGCAGATGCTGCGGGTTTACGGCTATTATGATGCTCAGGTGATCCGCAGCGTTGGCGAAGTCGACGGCGGTGTCGAAACCGAACTCGACCGGCCTGCCGCACGGTTCGATATCCTGCCCGGTGTGCGCTATCGCTTTGGTGCGGTCGATCTGGGCAACATCGCTACTGCCGGGGATGCCTACCCAGACTTGCGCGCCGCGTTCGAAATCCAGCCCGGCGATCCGATCTCGCTCGACGCGATCCGCATGGAGCAGGCCGATCTCGATGTGGCATTGGGCGAGAGCGGCTTCCCCTTCGCCGCAATCGCCGAGCCCGACCTGCTGATCGATCATGACCGGCGCGAAGGCGATCTTACCCTGCCGGTGGAGCCGGGCGGGCAGTACAACCTCGGCGTCGTTACCAGCGACATGCCCGAATTCCTCTCTGGCGAGCACCTTTCGCGGATTGCCCGCTGGGATCCGGGTGATCTTTACCGTCGCAGCGACGAGATGGACCTGCGCCGCGCGATTCTCGCCACCGGTCTGGTCGGCGCGGTGACGCTGACGCCGGTGGTAGTCGAAGAACCGCAAGGCGGCGAGCCGGGGCTGGTCAACATCGCCGCCGGGCTGACGCCTGCGCCCCTGCGGACGCTGGCCGGCAGCATCGGCTTCGGCACCGAGGAGGGAATCCGCCTGGAAGGCATGTGGGAACACCGCAACCTGTTCCCGCCTGAAGGCCTGCTGCGGGTGCGCGGCATTCTCGGCACGCAGGAGCAATTGGCCGGGGTGACGTTCCGCAAAAACAATTTCTACGGCCGTGACCGAATCCTGACGGTGGACGCCTTCGCCAGTACCATCGACTACGCGGCCTACGATGCGCGCACCGTGTCGCTGGTCGGCACATTCGAGCGGATCAGCACGCTTTTGTTCCAGAAGCAACTGAGCTGGTCGGTCGGGCTGGAACTGGTGGCGACGCAGGAGAGCGAACTCGATGAGAACCGCGAACTGCTGCCGCGCGAAACCTATTTCGTCGCCGCGCTGCCGGTGTTCGCGCAGCTCGACAACTCGGACGACCTGCTCGATCCGACGCGCGGCTGGCGGCTGAGCGGGCGGATTTCGCCCGAAGCATCGGACAACGACGGGGTGCAGAGTTTCTACGTTCGCAGCCAGGTCGATGCCTCGTACTACCAGTCGATCGGCGAGAATACCGTGCTGGCGGGCCGGGTGCGGCTGGCGAGCATTCCGGGGGCGGAGCTGGAAGGCATTGCCCCGTCGCGGCGGCTCTATGCAGGCGGGGGCGGATCGGTGCGTGGCTACGGCTATCGCGAAATCGGCCCGCGCAGCGAATCGGGCGATCCTTCGGGCGGGCGCAGTCTGGTTGAACTGTCGGCAGAGGCGCGGATCCGCACCGGGCTGATGGACGGAGCGATCAGTGTGGTGCCCTTCGTCGATGCTGGATCGGTGGGGGATGACGCATTGCCCGATTTCGGCTCTATTCGGTTCGGCGCGGGTGTGGGCGTGCGCTATCACACCGGCTTCGGCCCGCTACGGCTCGATGTCGCTGTCCCGCTCAACCCCGGGCCCAATGACAGCTGGGTGGCAGTTTATGTCGCGCTGGGGCAGGCCTTCTGA
- a CDS encoding NAD(P)-dependent oxidoreductase — MSTTALNVAFLGLGVMGAPMAGHLARAGHHVTGYNRTFSRAQAWQAKLAAEGLEVAVAATPAEAVANKDVVFACLGNDDDLAGVMLGADGALAAMRSGACFVDHTTVSPAIARRIAEKCETISLLAVDAPVSGGQAGAENGKLAIMCGGSDAAMAAATPVMQAYAARIVHIGGPGGGQACKAVNQVCIAGVLAGLSEGVRLAQASGVDPDRVLEAISGGAAQSWQMVNRWPTMVRGEFDFGFAIDWMRKDLAIALGEAKAGGISLPVTALVDQFYAQVQAAGGSRQDTSALIRHLPEVK, encoded by the coding sequence ATGAGCACAACAGCATTGAATGTCGCGTTTCTGGGCCTTGGCGTGATGGGCGCGCCAATGGCTGGCCACCTCGCCCGCGCCGGGCACCACGTCACCGGATACAACCGCACTTTCTCGCGCGCGCAGGCATGGCAGGCGAAACTGGCGGCAGAAGGGCTGGAAGTGGCCGTGGCCGCTACTCCTGCCGAGGCCGTGGCAAACAAGGACGTCGTTTTCGCATGTCTCGGCAATGACGATGATCTTGCCGGCGTGATGCTGGGCGCGGACGGCGCTCTGGCGGCCATGCGCAGTGGCGCTTGCTTTGTCGATCACACGACGGTCTCCCCTGCCATTGCCCGCCGCATCGCGGAGAAGTGCGAAACTATCAGCCTGCTCGCCGTCGATGCCCCGGTTTCGGGTGGACAGGCGGGCGCGGAGAACGGCAAGCTCGCCATCATGTGCGGCGGATCGGATGCGGCGATGGCGGCGGCGACGCCGGTGATGCAGGCCTATGCTGCGCGGATTGTCCATATCGGCGGCCCCGGCGGGGGGCAGGCGTGCAAGGCGGTCAACCAGGTGTGCATCGCGGGCGTACTGGCAGGCCTTTCCGAAGGCGTGCGGCTGGCGCAGGCGAGCGGGGTCGATCCCGACAGGGTATTGGAAGCCATCAGCGGCGGCGCGGCGCAGAGCTGGCAGATGGTCAACCGCTGGCCGACCATGGTCCGGGGTGAATTCGATTTCGGCTTTGCTATCGACTGGATGCGCAAGGATCTGGCGATCGCGCTGGGCGAGGCGAAAGCGGGCGGCATTTCGCTTCCCGTCACCGCGCTGGTCGACCAGTTTTACGCACAAGTGCAGGCCGCAGGCGGATCGCGGCAGGATACCAGCGCACTGATCCGCCATTTGCCGGAGGTGAAATAG
- a CDS encoding threonine ammonia-lyase codes for MSQPTLTIADVHAAAKRIEGAVVRTPTLHSQTLSKITGAQIWLKFENHQFTAAYKERGALNALLQLTDEQRARGVIAASAGNHSQGLSYHGRRLGVPVTIVMPRTTPVVKVMQTEAVGGNVVLHGETFDEAQEHARQLEKELGLTFVHPFDDPHVAAGQGTVALELFEDAPDLDCIVVPIGGGGLISGMATVAKDRQPPVEVIGVEARLFPSSYNAYKGEDLPSGGDTLAEGIAVKEPGKFTQAVIDKLVDDIVLVDEPALEEAVSLLLQIEKTVVEGAGAAGLAAVLSHPERFKGKKIGLVLCGGNIDTRLLANVLLRDLARSGRLARLQITLQDRPGALFKVMREFDAHNVNIIEIYHQRIFTNLPAKGLVTDIECEARDRQQLEALVQALVDKGYQVSSVELN; via the coding sequence ATGAGCCAGCCCACTTTGACTATCGCCGATGTCCACGCCGCCGCCAAGCGCATCGAAGGCGCAGTGGTGCGCACGCCAACGCTGCATTCGCAGACGCTGTCCAAGATCACCGGGGCGCAGATCTGGCTGAAATTCGAAAACCACCAGTTCACCGCCGCCTACAAGGAGCGCGGCGCGCTCAATGCACTGTTGCAACTAACCGACGAGCAACGCGCGCGCGGAGTGATTGCGGCCTCGGCGGGCAACCATTCGCAGGGGCTGAGCTATCACGGGCGGCGGCTGGGCGTTCCCGTCACCATCGTCATGCCGCGCACCACCCCGGTGGTGAAAGTGATGCAGACCGAGGCGGTGGGCGGCAACGTGGTGCTGCACGGCGAGACTTTCGACGAAGCACAGGAACATGCGCGCCAGCTGGAGAAGGAACTCGGCCTCACCTTCGTCCATCCGTTCGACGATCCGCACGTTGCGGCAGGGCAGGGCACCGTGGCGCTCGAACTGTTCGAGGATGCGCCCGATCTCGATTGCATTGTCGTGCCAATCGGCGGCGGCGGCCTGATTTCGGGCATGGCGACGGTGGCCAAGGACCGCCAACCGCCGGTGGAAGTGATCGGCGTGGAAGCGCGGCTGTTCCCCTCTTCGTACAATGCCTACAAGGGCGAGGACCTGCCGAGCGGCGGCGATACCCTGGCCGAGGGCATCGCGGTGAAGGAACCGGGGAAGTTTACCCAGGCGGTAATCGACAAGCTGGTGGACGACATCGTCCTGGTCGACGAACCGGCGCTGGAAGAAGCGGTCAGCCTGCTGTTGCAGATCGAAAAGACTGTGGTGGAAGGTGCGGGCGCCGCTGGGCTGGCGGCGGTGCTTTCGCACCCCGAACGCTTCAAGGGCAAGAAAATCGGGCTCGTGCTGTGTGGGGGGAATATCGATACCCGGCTTCTCGCCAATGTGCTGCTGCGCGATCTCGCCCGTTCGGGACGGCTGGCCCGATTGCAGATCACCTTGCAGGATCGCCCCGGCGCGCTGTTCAAGGTGATGCGCGAATTCGACGCGCACAATGTGAATATCATCGAGATCTACCACCAGCGCATCTTCACCAATCTGCCCGCCAAGGGTCTGGTGACTGACATCGAGTGCGAAGCGCGCGATCGGCAGCAGCTCGAAGCCCTGGTGCAAGCGCTCGTCGACAAGGGATATCAGGTTAGCTCGGTTGAACTGAACTGA
- a CDS encoding lysozyme produces the protein MSRPSLFDLARLLLRFSSRTRPVPAAETISLDSAPCAPYSPANTPGQIGPEGVALIKRFEGCAKRRTDGMIEAYPDPGSGGAPWTIGWGATGPGIARGTVWTQARCDTRLEEDLIRYANEVARVLDNAPTTQSQFDALVSFHYNTGAIARATLTRKHKAGDFAGAAREFDRWCHAGGRVMKGLVRRRAAESELYRRG, from the coding sequence ATGTCCCGCCCATCCCTCTTCGATCTTGCCCGCCTCTTGCTGCGGTTCAGCTCGCGCACGCGGCCCGTCCCAGCCGCAGAAACCATCTCATTGGACAGTGCTCCATGTGCTCCATATTCCCCCGCGAATACTCCGGGCCAGATCGGACCGGAAGGCGTCGCCCTCATCAAGCGCTTCGAAGGCTGCGCAAAGCGGCGCACGGACGGCATGATCGAAGCTTACCCTGACCCGGGCAGCGGGGGCGCACCGTGGACGATCGGCTGGGGCGCGACCGGTCCGGGCATCGCGCGCGGAACGGTCTGGACACAGGCCCGGTGCGACACGCGGCTCGAAGAAGACCTCATCCGCTACGCAAATGAGGTCGCACGAGTGCTCGATAATGCGCCCACCACCCAGTCGCAGTTCGATGCGCTGGTCAGCTTCCATTACAACACCGGAGCGATCGCGCGGGCGACGCTCACCCGAAAGCACAAGGCCGGCGATTTCGCGGGGGCGGCGCGCGAATTCGATCGCTGGTGTCACGCTGGAGGGCGAGTAATGAAAGGCCTCGTCCGCCGTCGGGCTGCGGAATCCGAGCTATACCGCCGCGGTTGA
- a CDS encoding fasciclin domain-containing protein, translating to MSSNTPQRRVLLLATVSAFLLALSACGNDGEVAGTADASAPGTQTIAALISRADDLSRVEELMEDGGLSQTFDGTAAYTFFAPTDAALDSLGEEFTGEEARPALLAMLRRHVVPGYLTAEDIAAAVASNRGPVEMQTMGEGTLTFAMDGENVAVSLEEGAASAVLGEEMLGANGVVIPIEGVLADIQPGG from the coding sequence ATGTCGTCGAACACCCCGCAGCGCCGCGTGCTGCTGCTTGCTACCGTATCAGCCTTCCTGCTCGCCCTCTCCGCTTGCGGCAATGACGGAGAAGTTGCGGGAACCGCCGATGCTTCCGCCCCGGGCACCCAGACGATCGCTGCTCTGATCTCCAGGGCGGATGACCTTTCGCGTGTGGAGGAGCTCATGGAAGACGGCGGCCTGTCGCAGACCTTCGATGGCACGGCGGCCTATACTTTCTTCGCTCCCACCGATGCGGCGCTCGATAGTCTGGGCGAGGAATTTACCGGCGAAGAGGCGCGCCCTGCCCTGCTCGCCATGCTGCGCCGCCACGTGGTCCCGGGCTATCTTACCGCAGAAGACATCGCAGCCGCCGTGGCCAGTAACCGTGGCCCGGTGGAGATGCAGACGATGGGCGAAGGTACGCTGACCTTTGCGATGGATGGTGAGAATGTGGCGGTCAGCCTTGAGGAAGGCGCAGCCTCGGCCGTGCTTGGTGAGGAAATGCTGGGAGCCAACGGCGTCGTCATTCCCATCGAGGGCGTGCTGGCCGATATCCAGCCCGGAGGCTGA
- a CDS encoding arginyltransferase, whose protein sequence is MTAPVRFPRFFVTSPAPCPYLAGKTERKVFTELKGPHADQLNDALGRIGFRRSQTVAYRPSCADCRACVSVRIAAFDFRASSSQKRNLKRNSDLVTSECRPWATAEQFELLQRYLEHRHPGGGMAAMDEVDYADMVEHTSVSSFVIEYREPSCDGGVGRLVAACLMDRQGDGLSMIYSFYDPEHEDRSGLGTYVILDHVRRAARAGLPYVYLGYWVDGSERMQYKIRFRPMERLGPDGWRRMSDAEQDALIGRVTSGGGSRERAPDGGSKDNTPGLQREYKLA, encoded by the coding sequence GTGACGGCACCCGTACGCTTCCCCCGCTTTTTCGTGACGAGCCCCGCGCCGTGCCCCTATCTGGCAGGCAAGACCGAGCGCAAGGTGTTCACCGAGTTGAAGGGGCCGCATGCCGACCAGTTGAACGATGCCCTAGGGCGGATCGGCTTTCGCCGAAGCCAGACAGTGGCCTATCGCCCAAGCTGCGCCGATTGCCGTGCCTGCGTATCGGTGCGGATCGCGGCATTCGATTTCCGCGCCTCGTCCTCACAGAAGCGCAATCTGAAGCGCAATTCCGATCTCGTCACCAGCGAGTGCCGCCCATGGGCCACGGCGGAGCAGTTCGAATTGCTGCAACGCTATCTCGAACATCGTCATCCCGGCGGCGGCATGGCGGCGATGGACGAGGTCGACTATGCGGACATGGTGGAACACACCAGCGTATCCAGCTTTGTCATTGAATACAGGGAACCTTCTTGCGATGGGGGAGTTGGGCGATTGGTCGCCGCCTGCCTGATGGACCGTCAAGGTGACGGGTTGTCGATGATTTACAGCTTCTATGACCCGGAGCACGAGGATCGCAGCGGACTTGGGACTTACGTCATTCTCGACCATGTTCGCCGTGCCGCGCGCGCGGGCCTTCCTTACGTCTATCTCGGCTACTGGGTCGATGGATCGGAGCGGATGCAATACAAGATCCGTTTCCGGCCGATGGAACGGCTCGGTCCTGATGGCTGGCGGCGGATGTCCGATGCCGAGCAGGATGCCCTTATCGGGCGGGTTACTTCCGGGGGCGGATCAAGGGAACGCGCACCCGATGGCGGATCGAAAGACAACACGCCGGGCCTGCAGCGCGAATACAAGCTCGCCTGA